The Panicum virgatum strain AP13 chromosome 5K, P.virgatum_v5, whole genome shotgun sequence genome has a window encoding:
- the LOC120708838 gene encoding dnaJ protein homolog 1-like — protein MGNPPELYHKILNIPKDTSPQEIRTAYKNLVKKWHPDKHPPSSKPEAEARFKAISEAYEALLDQQENRAVFRLCNDGRAGERAGGGVLGAGVGPRMERTRSDDFCTRSAPGTPAREFKKVYSSGNSGGRRAFAEFSSSIMRKAPPLERKLECTLEELCRGCKKEVKFTRDVVTKNGSIVKKEVTQTVVVKPGWRKGKQVVFEGMGDERPGCLPADAIFTVSEKKHSTFKRVGNDLVLKAEVPLVSALTGWSLSFRLLSGKKVSLAFQDEVICPGLEKVIRGEGMPIPEHKGARGDLRVKLEVVFPKDKELTDEQRAGLAEILKGSC, from the exons ATGGGGAACCCGCCCGAGCTGTACCACAAGATCCTCAACATCCCCAAGGACACCTCGCCGCAGGAGATCCGCACCGCGTACAAGAACCTCGTCAAGAAATGGCACCCCGACAAGCACCCGCCGTCGTCCAAgcccgaggccgaggcgcgctTCAAGGCCATCAGTGAGGCCTACGAG GCGCTCCTGGACCAGCAGGAGAACAGGGCGGTGTTCAGGCTGTGCAACGACGGCCGGGCCGGcgagagggccggcggcggcgtcctcggcgccggcgtcgggccGCGCATGGAGAGGACGCGCAGCGACGACTTCTGCACGAGGAGCGCGCCCGGCACGCCGGCGAGGGAGTTCAAGAAGGTGTACAGCTCCGGCAactccggcgggcggcgcgccttCGCCGAGTTCTCCAGCTCCATCATGCGCaaggcgccgccgctggagcgCAAGCTCGAGTGCACCCTCGAGGAGCTCTGCCGCGGCTGCAAGAAGGAGGTCAAGTTCACCCGCGACGTCGTCACCAAGAACGG GTCAATTGTTAAGAAGGAGGTGACCCAGACGGTGGTGGTGAAGCCGGGGTGGAGGAAAGGGAAGCAGGTCGTGTTCGAAGGCATGGGGGACGAGCGGCCGGGCTGCCTGCCCGCCGACGCGATCTTCACCGTGTCGGAGAAGAAGCACTCGACGTTCAAGCGCGTGGGCAACGACCTGGTGCTCAAGGCCGAGGTGCCGCTGGTGAGCGCGCTCACGGGCTGGTCCTTGTCGTTCCGGCTGCTGAGCGGCAAGAAGGTGAGCCTGGCGTTCCAGGACGAGGTCATCTGCCCGGGGCTCGAGAAGGTGATCAGGGGCGAAGGCATGCCCATCCCCGAGCACAAGGGCGCGCGGGGCGACCTCAGGGTGAAGCTCGAGGTCGTCTTCCCCAAGGACAAGGAGCTCACCGACGAGCAGCGCGCCGGCCTCGCCGAGATCCTCAAAGGGTCCTGCTGA
- the LOC120708842 gene encoding glycosyltransferase BC10-like — MKGAVDDFKVMLTRNEPLTGLARAVALLAIFALGVVAGLWAAAGARQPAYGSVVVPTSVVQLPSAAAAADPQPGGACCRPDPEPAFPEFVAPTHLKHDMTDEELFWRATLVPAAAGYPFRRVPKVAFMFLAGHDVLPLAPLWERFFRGHEGRFSIYVHASPGVTINFSEDSPFHGRQIPSQETSWGSVTLMDAEKRLLANALLDFSNERFVLLSESCIPVHNFTTVYGYLVGSEQSFVEVYYRNTKQCRNRYSRRMAPDITLRQWRKGSQWFELSRDIATSILTDARYYPLFRRHCRPSCYPDEHYVQTYVAMRHGARNSNRTVTHVDWSTGGAHPVMYGAGDATPELVRSIRESRQPCTRNARPTTTCYLFARKFAPDALAPLLNMSAAVMQY, encoded by the exons ATGAAGGGCGCGGTCGACGATTTCAAAGTGATGCTCACGAGGAACGAGCCGCTCACCGGCCTCGCCAGGGCGGTCGCGCTCCTCGCGATCTTCGCGCtcggcgtcgtcgccggcctctgggcggccgccggggcccgCCAGCCGGCCTACGGCAGCGTCGTCGTCCCGACGAGCGTCGTGCAgctgccgagcgccgccgccgccgcggacccgcagccgggcggcgcCTGCTGCCGGCCCGACCCGGAACCCGCCTTCCCGGAGTTCGTGGCCCCGACTCACCTCAAACACGACATGACGGACGAGGAGCTGTTCTGGCGCGCCACGctcgtgccggccgccgccgggtaCCCGTTCCGGCGGGTGCCCAAGGTGGCCTTCATGTTCCTCGCCGGCCACGACGTCCTCCCGCTGGCACCGCTCTGGGAGCGCTTCTTCCGCGGCCACGAAGGCCGCTTCTCCATCTACGTGCACGCGTCGCCGGGCGTGACCATCAACTTCTCCGAGGACTCGCCGTTCCACGGCAGGCAGATCCCCAGCCAG GAAACCTCGTGGGGCTCCGTGACGCTGATGGACGCCGAGAAGCGGCTGCTGGCGAACGCGCTGCTCGACTTCTCCAACGAGCGGTTCGTGCTCCTCTCCGAGAGCTGCATCCCGGTGCACAACTTCACGACGGTGTACGGCTACCTCGTCGGGTCAGAGCAGAGCTTCGTGGAGGTCTACTACCGGAACACCAAGCAGTGCCGGAACCGGTACAGCCGGCGCATGGCGCCCGACATCACGCTGCGGCAGTGGCGCAAGGGCTCCCAGTGGTTCGAGCTCAGCCGCGACATCGCCACCAGCATCCTGACGGACGCGCGCTACTACCCGCTGTTCCGGCGGCACTGCCGGCCGTCGTGCTACCCCGACGAGCACTACGTGCAGACGTACGTGGCCATGCGCCACGGCGCCCGCAACTCGAACCGCACCGTCACGCACGTGGACTGGTCCACGGGCGGCGCCCACCCGGTGATGTACGGCGCGGGGGACGCCACGCCGGAGCTGGTCCGGAGCATCAGGGAGAGCCGCCAGCCCTGCACGCGCAACGCGCGCCCGACGACGACCTGCTACCTCTTCGCCAGGAAGTTCGCGCCCGACGCGCTCGCGCCGCTGCTCAACATGTCGGCGGCGGTCATGCAGTACTGA
- the LOC120708840 gene encoding cell division control protein 6 homolog isoform X1: MPTLRSATAGASPDASSTPRSVKRRLTSPDASRHTSPHRSPHAGAGTVCTPKLLSASPKSSRKRLYGDLVAAEKPKWNPRGKPLHFLFSQPMRSLGCFVLGPDGELNWSCHADPAQMRAVKEALHVATVPKCELVCRDNEQRRVFEFCRACVQQEKAGSLYVCGCPGTGKTLSINKVKESLVCWADEMGMETPDSLTINCTNLAKTSEIFSKILGQFQNRKKGTSKLSPLQQLQSMFSNKESASRRMMLVIVDEMDYLITRDRAVLHDLFMLTTYPYSRCILIGIANAIDLADRFLPKLESLNCKPLVVTFRAYSKDQISDIIKHRLKVLEYDVFEPLALEFCARKVAAATGDMRKALGVCRSAVEVLEARLQDSSDQELGIVTFDHMDIALSKAFKSAVVDSILCLPQQQQMVLCALTNTFQHCKKKATTLGELNKSYIEICRTTQVPAVGMLEFSNMCMILSDQGFMKLGQSKEDKLRRVTLQIDISDIGFAFKGNRFFQKCLEQPRC, translated from the exons ATGCCGACCCTCCGCAGCGCCACGGCGGGCGCGTCCCCCGACGCCTCCAGCACGCCGCGCAGCGTCAAGCGCCGGCTGACGTCGCCCGACGCGTCGCGGCACACCTCCCCTCACCGATCcccgcacgccggcgccggAACG GTCTGCACGCCGAAGCTGCTGTCGGCGTCGCCCAAGTCCTCGAGGAAGCGGCTCTACGGCGACCTTGTCGCGGCCGAGAAGCCCAAGTGGAATCCCCGAGGCAAGCCTCTCCATTTCCTTTTCAGCCAGCCCATGCGTTCGCTTGGTTGCTTTGTGCTGGGGCCTGATGGCGAATTGAATTGGTCGTGCCACGCAGATCCCGCGCAGATGAGGGCTGTCAAGGAGGCGCTGCACGTGGCCACGGTGCCGAAGTGCGAATTGGTTTGCCGGGACAATGAGCAGAGGCGCGTGTTTGAGTTCTGCAGGGCGTGCGTCCAGCAGGAGAAGGCTGGGAGCCTGTATGTGTGCGGGTGCCCCGGTACAGGGAAGACGTTATCCATTAACAAGGTCAAGGAGAGCTTGGTGTGTTGGGCAGATGAG ATGGGAATGGAGACACCTGACTCACTAACAATCAATTGTACAAACCTAGCAAAAACATCCGAGATTTTTAGCAAG ATACTAGGACAATTTCAGAACCGTAAGAAGGGAACCAGCAAACTGTCACCACTTCAGCAACTTCAGAGCATGTTTTCCAACAAGGAATCAGCTTCAAGAAGAATGAT GTTGGTCATTGTGGATGAGATGGACTACTTAATAACAAGAGATCGGGCTGTGCTACATGATCTTTTCATGCTTACGACTTACCCATATTCAAGATGCATACTAATAG GAATTGCGAATGCCATAGACCTAGCAGATCGCTTTCTTCCAAAGCTTGAATCCTTAAATT GCAAACCTCTTGTTGTAACTTTCCGTGCTTATTCCAAGGATCAAATATCTGACATAATTAAGCATAGATTAAAG GTTCTAGAGTATGATGTTTTTGAACCACTGGCCCTGGAGTTTTGTGCTAGA AAAGTCGCAGCAGCCACTGGTGACATGAGAAAGGCTCTAGGTGTCTGCAG GAGTGCTGTGGAGGTTCTTGAAGCAAGGCTACAAGATTCTTCTGATCAAGAATTAGGAATA GTGACATTTGACCATATGGATATAGCCTTGTCAAAGGCATTCAAGTCAGCAGTAGTAGATAGCATACTGTGCCTTCCCCAACAACAACag ATGGTACTTTGTGCATTGACAAATACTTTCCAGCATTGCAAGAAAAAGGCTACTACTCTAGGAGAG CTCAACAAATCATACATCGAAATCTGTAGAACAACCCAAGTCCCAGCAGTTGGAATGCTTGAATTTTCTAACATGTGCATGATTTTGAGTGATCAG GGATTCATGAAGTTAGGGCAATCCAAGGAAGATAAGCTTAGGAGAGTGACACTTCAGATTGACATTTCAGATATTGGTTTTGCGTTTAAG GGAAATCGTTTCTTTCAAAAATGCCTGGAGCAGCCAAGATGCTAG
- the LOC120708840 gene encoding cell division control protein 6 homolog isoform X2 has protein sequence MPTLRSATAGASPDASSTPRSVKRRLTSPDASRHTSPHRSPHAGAGTVCTPKLLSASPKSSRKRLYGDLVAAEKPKWNPRDPAQMRAVKEALHVATVPKCELVCRDNEQRRVFEFCRACVQQEKAGSLYVCGCPGTGKTLSINKVKESLVCWADEMGMETPDSLTINCTNLAKTSEIFSKILGQFQNRKKGTSKLSPLQQLQSMFSNKESASRRMMLVIVDEMDYLITRDRAVLHDLFMLTTYPYSRCILIGIANAIDLADRFLPKLESLNCKPLVVTFRAYSKDQISDIIKHRLKVLEYDVFEPLALEFCARKVAAATGDMRKALGVCRSAVEVLEARLQDSSDQELGIVTFDHMDIALSKAFKSAVVDSILCLPQQQQMVLCALTNTFQHCKKKATTLGELNKSYIEICRTTQVPAVGMLEFSNMCMILSDQGFMKLGQSKEDKLRRVTLQIDISDIGFAFKGNRFFQKCLEQPRC, from the exons ATGCCGACCCTCCGCAGCGCCACGGCGGGCGCGTCCCCCGACGCCTCCAGCACGCCGCGCAGCGTCAAGCGCCGGCTGACGTCGCCCGACGCGTCGCGGCACACCTCCCCTCACCGATCcccgcacgccggcgccggAACG GTCTGCACGCCGAAGCTGCTGTCGGCGTCGCCCAAGTCCTCGAGGAAGCGGCTCTACGGCGACCTTGTCGCGGCCGAGAAGCCCAAGTGGAATCCCCGAG ATCCCGCGCAGATGAGGGCTGTCAAGGAGGCGCTGCACGTGGCCACGGTGCCGAAGTGCGAATTGGTTTGCCGGGACAATGAGCAGAGGCGCGTGTTTGAGTTCTGCAGGGCGTGCGTCCAGCAGGAGAAGGCTGGGAGCCTGTATGTGTGCGGGTGCCCCGGTACAGGGAAGACGTTATCCATTAACAAGGTCAAGGAGAGCTTGGTGTGTTGGGCAGATGAG ATGGGAATGGAGACACCTGACTCACTAACAATCAATTGTACAAACCTAGCAAAAACATCCGAGATTTTTAGCAAG ATACTAGGACAATTTCAGAACCGTAAGAAGGGAACCAGCAAACTGTCACCACTTCAGCAACTTCAGAGCATGTTTTCCAACAAGGAATCAGCTTCAAGAAGAATGAT GTTGGTCATTGTGGATGAGATGGACTACTTAATAACAAGAGATCGGGCTGTGCTACATGATCTTTTCATGCTTACGACTTACCCATATTCAAGATGCATACTAATAG GAATTGCGAATGCCATAGACCTAGCAGATCGCTTTCTTCCAAAGCTTGAATCCTTAAATT GCAAACCTCTTGTTGTAACTTTCCGTGCTTATTCCAAGGATCAAATATCTGACATAATTAAGCATAGATTAAAG GTTCTAGAGTATGATGTTTTTGAACCACTGGCCCTGGAGTTTTGTGCTAGA AAAGTCGCAGCAGCCACTGGTGACATGAGAAAGGCTCTAGGTGTCTGCAG GAGTGCTGTGGAGGTTCTTGAAGCAAGGCTACAAGATTCTTCTGATCAAGAATTAGGAATA GTGACATTTGACCATATGGATATAGCCTTGTCAAAGGCATTCAAGTCAGCAGTAGTAGATAGCATACTGTGCCTTCCCCAACAACAACag ATGGTACTTTGTGCATTGACAAATACTTTCCAGCATTGCAAGAAAAAGGCTACTACTCTAGGAGAG CTCAACAAATCATACATCGAAATCTGTAGAACAACCCAAGTCCCAGCAGTTGGAATGCTTGAATTTTCTAACATGTGCATGATTTTGAGTGATCAG GGATTCATGAAGTTAGGGCAATCCAAGGAAGATAAGCTTAGGAGAGTGACACTTCAGATTGACATTTCAGATATTGGTTTTGCGTTTAAG GGAAATCGTTTCTTTCAAAAATGCCTGGAGCAGCCAAGATGCTAG
- the LOC120708839 gene encoding chloride channel protein CLC-c-like translates to MATPRESGLGGAESSPSTPLATPIATPVSTRSVKWEKDVEDAAGTLDRPLLHKRCTNTTSQMAVVGANTCPIESLDYEVVENEVYNQDWRSRGKLQIFQYQALKWALALFVGLVVALVGFFNNIAVENIAGFKLLLTSDPMLKDRYMMAFVVYIGCNTTLAAAAAALCAYIAPAAAGSGIPEVKAYLNGIDAHSILAPSTLLVKIFGSVLGVSAGFVLGKEGPMVHTGACVASFLGQGGSRKYGLTWNWIRYFKNDLDRRDLITCGAAAGVAAAFRAPVGGVLFALEEVTSWWRSVLLWRTFSTTAVVVMVLRGLISYCRGGHCGLFGKGGLIMFDLSSRQAAYTAKDLAAVMLLGILGGLLGALFNFFVDRILRVYSLLNEKGARSKIILTATISVITSCCTFGLPWLTSCTPCPPELAGKCPTIGRSGNFKNFQCPAGHYNALASLFFNTNDDAIRNLFSAGTDREFGAATLLTFFVTVYALGVLTYGVAVPSGLFIPVILAGASFGRLTGALLGSISGLDTGLFALLDAASFLGGTMRMTVSVCVILLELTNDLHLLPLIMLVLLIAKTVADCFNRGVYEQMVRMKGLPYLEVHAEPCMRSLVAGDVVSGPLITLSSVERVGTVVETLRQTGHNGFPVIEEPPLAAAPELCGLVLRSHLLVLLQGRTFTRGRAKAGAAEVFRKLAPFDFAKAGSGKGLKVEDLDLSEEEMDMFVDLHPITNRSPYTVVENMSLAKAAVLFRGLALRHMCVVSMTQRRPPVVGILTRHDFMPQYIRGLYPNTIPR, encoded by the exons ATGGCCACTCCAAGAGAAAGTGGCTTGGGCGGAGCAGAGAGCTCCCCCTCAACGCCGTTGGCGACGCCCATAGCAACTCCGGTGTCGACGAGGTCGGTGAAGTGGGAGAAGGACGTCGAGGATGCGGCTGGCACGCTGGATCGGCCACTGCTTCACAAGCGCTGCACGAACACGACCTCGCAGATGGCCGTCGTCGGCGCCAACACCTGCCCCATTGAGAGCCTCGATTACGA AGTTGTGGAGAACGAAGTGTACAATCAAGACTGGCGATCAAGAGGAAAACTTCAGATCTTCCAATACCAGGCCCTTAAATGGGCCCTGGCACTCTTTGTGGGTTTAGTGGTCGCCCTAGTTGGATTCTTCAACAACATTGCTGTCGAAAACATCGCTGGTTTCAAGCTGCTCCTGACGAGTGATCCCATGCTCAAGGACCG GTACATGATGGCGTTCGTAGTGTACATCGGTTGCAATACAACGTTGgccgctgcagcagctgcaTTGTGCGCTTACATTGCCCCGGCAGCAGCCGGTTCCGGCATCCCTGAGGTTAAGGCCTATCTGAACGGCATCGATGCGCACTCGATCTTAGCGCCTAGTACCCTCTTAGTGAAG ATTTTTGGCTCGGTACTAGGGGTGTCTGCCGGGTTTGTGCTGGGTAAGGAAGGGCCAATGGTGCACACCGGTGCTTGTGTTGCCTCCTTTCTCGGGCAAGGTGGGTCACGGAAGTATGGCCTCACCTGGAACTGGATCAGGTATTTCAAGAATGATCTGGACCGCAGGGATCTCATCACCTGTGGAGCCGCGGCCGGCGTGGCAGCAGCCTTCCGTGCCCCAGTTGGCGGCGTGCTCTTTGCGCTTGAAGAAGTTACATCATG GTGGCGGAGTGTGCTTCTCTGGAGGACGTTCTCCACGACGGCCGTGGTGGTGATGGTGCTGCGCGGCCTGATCAGCTACTGCCGCGGTGGCCACTGCGGCCTGTTTGGCAAAGGAGGGCTGATCATGTTCGATCTCAGCTCTCGGCAAGCCGCTTACACCGCGAAGGACCTCGCCGCGGTCATGCTGCTCGGCATCCTTGGCGGGCTGCTCGGCGCTCTTTTCAACTTCTTCGTCGACCGGATCCTCCGCGTCTACAGCCTCCTCAACGA GAAGGGCGCGCGCTCCAAGATCATCCTGACGGCGACCATCTCGGTGATCACCTCGTGCTGCACCTTCGGCTTGCCCTGGCTGACGTCGTGCACGCCCTgcccgcccgagctcgccggcaagtgCCCGACCATCGGGCGCTCCGGCAACTTCAAGAACTTCCAGTGCCCGGCGGGGCACTACAACGCGCTGGCGTCGCTCTTCTTCAACACCAACGACGACGCCATCCGCAACCTCTTCAGCGCGGGGACCGACAGGGAGTTCGGCGCGGCCACGCTGCTGACCTTCTTCGTCACCGTCTACGCCCTGGGCGTCCTCACCTACGGCGTGGCGGTGCCGTCGGGGCTCTTCATCCCCgtcatcctcgccggcgccTCGTTCGGGCGGCTGACCGGCGCGCTGCTGGGCTCCATCAGCGGCCTCGACACGGGCCTCTTCGCGCTGCTGGACGCGGCGTCCTTCCTGGGCGGGACGATGCGGATGACGGTGTCGGTGTGCGTCATCCTGCTGGAGCTCACCAACGACCTGCACCTGCTGCCGCTCATCATGCTCGTGCTGCTCATCGCCAAGACGGTGGCCGACTGCTTCAACCGGGGGGTGTACGAGCAGATGGTGCGCATGAAGGGGCTCCCCTACCTGGAGGTGCACGCGGAGCCGTGCATGCGGAGCCTGGTGGCCGGCGACGTCGTGTCGGGCCCGCTCATCACCCTGTCCAGCGTCGAGCGCGTCGGCACCGTGGTGGAGACGCTCCGGCAGACGGGCCACAACGGGTTCCCCGTGATCGAGGAGccgccgctggcggcggcgccggagctgtGCGGCCTGGTGCTGCGCTCCcacctgctggtgctgctgcagggGCGGACCTTCACCCGGGGCCGCGCcaaggccggcgccgccgaggtgTTCCGCAAGCTCGCGCCCTTCGACTTCGCCAAGGCCGGCTCCGGCAAGGGCCTCAAGGTGGAGGACCTGGACCTGAGCGAGGAGGAGATGGACATGTTCGTCGACCTCCACCCCATCACCAACCGCTCGCCCTACACCGTGGTGGAGAACATGTCGCTGGCCAAGGCGGCCGTGCTGTTCCgcggcctcgccctccgccACATGTGCGTCGTGTCCATGACGCAGAGG AGGCCGCCGGTGGTGGGGATCCTGACGCGCCACGACTTCATGCCGCAGTACATCCGCGGGCTGTACCCGAACACCATCCCCCGGTAG
- the LOC120708843 gene encoding F-box protein At2g40910-like, with translation MVSGRSEMDVELGEDVLTEILARLPYRSLARFQCVSTSWRRIISSDYLRRRLTLITSGVLYHGGGGGGDGARRPYTYACAPDGGRGGVAEAGDMGFFPCHDASTIIDGCNGLLLYYASRPAAFHVVNPTTRRWAALPAPRARTLLSVLAFDPSASPRYRVVCFTGWLPRGATIEVFDSERGAWRGHEVDFGLDTDAMTATMHYSGGALHVLAYSGHVVRVDLDTMACAVTALPAPVSCRARAGHCRGRLRFASSDGARLRIWELQDAGAGEWALKREIGVGDVAPGGSSQAITFLFMAFHPKREVVYLWSPWKLLAFDMVERRVEEEWAFGSEKEGAHLIQIWLFPFSRHLANALA, from the coding sequence ATGGTCTCTGGAAGGTCAGAGATGGATGTCGAGCTGGGCGAGGACGTGCTCACCGAGATCCTCGCGAGGCTGCCGTACAGGTCGCTGGCGCGGTTCCAGTGCGTCTCCACCTCGTGGCGCCGCATCATCTCCAGCGACTACCTCCGCCGAAGGCTGACGCTCATCACATCGGGGGTGCTctaccacggcggcggcggcggcggcgacggcgcgaggCGGCCGTACACGTACGCGTGCGCTccggacggcggccgcggcggcgtcgcggaggcCGGCGACATGGGCTTCTTCCCGTGCCACGACGCGTCGACCATCATCGACGGGTGCAACGGCCTGCTGCTCTACTACGCGTCGCGCCCGGCGGCGTTCCACGTCGTGAACCCGACCacgcggcggtgggcggcgctgccggcgccgcgcgcgagGACGCTGCTCTCCGTGCTGGCGTTCGACCCCAGCGCCTCGCCGCGCTACAGGGTGGTGTGCTTCACGGGCTGGCTGCCCCGGGGCGCGACCATCGAGGTGTTCGACTCCGAGCGCGGCGCGTGGCGGGGCCACGAGGTCGACTTCGGGCTCGACACCGACGCCATGACGGCCACCATGCACTACTCCGGCGGCGCGCTCCACGTGCTGGCCTACTCGGGTCACGTCGTCCGCGTCGACCTGGACACCATGGCGTGCGCGGTCACCGCGCTCCCGGCGCCCGTCAGCTGCCGGGCGCGCGCCGGGCACTGCCGCGGCCGCCTGCGGTTCGCGTCCAGCGACGGCGCGCGCCTCAGGATCTGGGAGCTCCAGGACGCGGGCGCGGGGGAGTGGGCGCTGAAGCGCGAGATCGGGGTCGGCGACGTCGCCCCCGGCGGCTCGAGCCAGGCCATCACCTTCCTGTTCATGGCGTTCCACCCGAAGAGGGAGGTGGTGTACCTGTGGTCGCCGTGGAAGCTGCTGGCGTTCGACATGGTCGAGAGACGCGTCGAGGAGGAGTGGGCGTTCGGGTCAGAGAAAGAAGGCGCGCATCTCATACAGATTTGGCTGTTTCCGTTCTCGCGCCATTTGGCCAACGCCCTGGCCTGA